AGGCCGTCGCTTTCACCGAAGGGCCGCACGAGCTCGGTCTGCCCAGCCTGCACAGCGGGCACTGGGACCCGTTCTTCGAGGCGTGTGAGGAGACGGGGACCGTCGTGTGCCTCCACGTGGGGTCGTCGTCGACCATCCCCACGACCGCCCCGGACGCACCCGGCGACACCATCGCCGCGCTGTTCTTCGGCTACTCGATGTTCTTCACCGTCGACTGGTTGTTCTCGCAGGTGCCCATCCGGTTCCCGGGGCTGCGGATCGTGATGGCGGAGGGTGGCCTCGGTTGGGTGCCGGGGCTGATGGACCGCCTGGTGCACATGGAGCGCTACCAGCAGATCTTCGGGTCCTGGGACCGGCGCGGCCCGACACCCCTCGAGGTCCTCCGGCGCAACTTCTACTTCTGCGTCATCGAGGACGCGATGACCCTGCGGATAGCCGACTCGGTCGGCGTGGACCGGATCCTCGTCGAGTCGGACTACCCGCACCTCGACTCGACGTGGCCCGACACCCAGCCGGTGATGTGGGGCCAGCTGGGTCGGCTCGCTCCCGATGCCAGGGAGGCGATCGCCTGGCGCAACGCCGCCGCGCTCTTCCGGCACGAGGTGACGCCGGCGCAGGTCGACGCCTTCCTCACCTGACGTGCGTCCCCACACCGGTCCAGTCGGCCCGTTGTGACCGACCCAACGACAAGGAGCCCGGCAATGAGCCGATCTGGAGCACCCCGACACGACTTGGTGATCGCTGGATCGCGGGTGGCGCCCGACGACGGGCACTACCCCCTGGTGAACCCCGCCACCGAAGAGGTCCTCGCCTACGCGCCGGAGGCCTCCGCCACCCAGGTCCGCCAGTCGGTGGGTGCCGCCCGGGAGGCGTTGGGTGCATGGTCGTCGACGTCACCCGGCGAGCGATCCCGGATCCTGAAGCGGACGGCGGACCTGCTCGTCGAGCGGACGGACGAGCTGGTCGAGCTCGGCTGTGCCGAGACCGGCGCGACCGAGCCGGTGTTCCGGGGCATGCACGTCGCGGCGACAGCGGCCCGCTTCCGGCGCTACGCCCGGGCCGCGACCCAACCGCTCGACGGGGTGCTCGATCCGATCTCGATGCCCGACACGATCCTCGGTCCCGGCGGCTACGTGTCGGCGGTGACGGTGCGCCAGCCGGTCGGCGTCGTCGGGGCGATCACCTCGTACAACAACCCCCTGGCCAACACGGCGGGGAAGCTGGCGCCGGCGCTGGCGATGGGCAACACCGTCGTGGTCAAGCCGGCTCCCCAGGATCCGCTGTGCGTGCTCATGCTCGCCGACCTCCTTGCCGAGGCCGGACTCCCCGCCGGGGTCTGCAGCGTCGTCACGGGCTCCGGGCCGGAGGTGGGCGCCGCACTCGTGGACGCCGACGTGGACATGGTCTCCTTCACCGGCAGCTCCGAGGTGGGCGCCCGCATCGCCGGGAACGCCGGGCCCCAGATGAAGCGGCAGCTCATGGAGCTCGGCGGGAAGGGGGCGGCCATCGTCACCGACGACGCCGACCTGGCCTCGGCTGTGCGGGGCATCGAGACGGTGTGGACGTTCTACAGCGGGCAGATCTGCACGGCACCGACCCGGGTGGTGGCGGACAGGGCCGTGGCCGGCGAGCTCGTCGAGCGGCTGGCGAAGCGGGCGGCCGAGCTCGGTGTCGGCGACCCCCGCGACTCGGCGAACGACGTCGGGCCGGTCATCTCGGCTGCTCATCGTGAGCGGGTGGAGCGCTTCGTCCGGCTCGGCCGCGAGGAAGGGGCGAGCCTCGTCGCCGGCGGTGCCCGTCCCCAGCTCGAGCGGGGCTTCTACGTGGCGCCGACGCTGTTCGTGGACGTCACGAACGACATGGCGATCGCTCGGGAAGAGGTCTTCGGGCCCGTCGTCGTCGTCATCGCCGTGGACGGCGACGAGGAGGCGATCGGCGTCGCCAACGACTCCGACTACGGGTTGATCGACTACGTGTGGAGCGCCGACGTCCGACGGGCGCAGCGGATCGGCCGTCGGCTGCGCGCCGGCGGGGTGCAGATCAACAGTGCGGTCCGGCACATGGAGGCGCCTTTCGGCGGGTTCAAGCGCTCGGGGATCGGGCGCGACTGCGGCGACTTCGCGATGACGGCCTACAGCGAGCTGCAGTCGCTCACGTGGGTGTCGTGACGGTGCAGGCGCCCGCCGACGAGGAGTCGCTCCGGTTCACGGTCGCCGCCGCCCGGAGGATGCTGGGCCGTTCCGGGTGCGACAGCGGGGTGGCAGGCCACGTGTCGGCCCGCGTCGACGGAGAGGATGCCTTCTGGGTCTCGGCCTTCGAGTACTGCGACGAGACGCGCCCCGAGACCCTCGTGAAGTCGTCCTTCGACCTCGAGAGGGTCGCCGGCGATCGGGATCCGTCGCCTGCCGTCGAGTTCCACGCCGCGATCTACCGGGCCCGTCCCGACGTCCGGTCCGTCATCCACACCCACTCCCATTGGGTGTCGGTGCTGGCGACGACCGGGCGGACGGTCGGCCTCTACAACGTCGGGGCCGTCCTCTTCGATGACGACCAGGTCTTCGTCGAGGACGACGGCTCGACGCCACCGGTCCACGGGCCGCGACTCGCGAAGCTGCTCGGTGACCGGCGGGTGCTGATCATCCGCAACCACGGGGCGATTATCGCCTCGCAGTCGGTCGAGCGAGCCGCGATCGAGGCGATCACACTCGAGGAGACCGCGCGCTATGACCTCGAAGCGAGGTCGGTGGGCGGTGAGGAGCTCACGTCCGCCTACGTGGCGCTCACCCGACCGGAGTACGAGCGCTACTACCTGCCGCACATGTGGGCGGCGAACCTGCGACGCCTCCGCCGGACCGATCCGGACCTGTTCGGCGACGGCCTCCCTTGACACGACCTGCTCCGCCGAGCACTATCGCCCTAGGGCGGCTATTCGCCTGCATGGACTAATAGTCGACCAGAGG
The genomic region above belongs to Acidimicrobiales bacterium and contains:
- a CDS encoding class II aldolase/adducin family protein, which gives rise to MGVVTVQAPADEESLRFTVAAARRMLGRSGCDSGVAGHVSARVDGEDAFWVSAFEYCDETRPETLVKSSFDLERVAGDRDPSPAVEFHAAIYRARPDVRSVIHTHSHWVSVLATTGRTVGLYNVGAVLFDDDQVFVEDDGSTPPVHGPRLAKLLGDRRVLIIRNHGAIIASQSVERAAIEAITLEETARYDLEARSVGGEELTSAYVALTRPEYERYYLPHMWAANLRRLRRTDPDLFGDGLP
- a CDS encoding amidohydrolase family protein, giving the protein MQTNNRPGLRNGGSSDAAIRDIAAGNSRTSVTFLPEPARRERWHLLISADDHVVEPAHLFEGRVPRALADRAPRIVETDTGDQEWVYEGSRQSQMGLSAVAGRPISECTNEPTRFEHMRRGAWDPTARVADMDTDGVYASVNFASALCGFAGQRLQLGVDAELGLAVLRAWNSWFLEEWSGSHPDRFIPCQLPWLGDPDVAASEIRANAARGYKAVAFTEGPHELGLPSLHSGHWDPFFEACEETGTVVCLHVGSSSTIPTTAPDAPGDTIAALFFGYSMFFTVDWLFSQVPIRFPGLRIVMAEGGLGWVPGLMDRLVHMERYQQIFGSWDRRGPTPLEVLRRNFYFCVIEDAMTLRIADSVGVDRILVESDYPHLDSTWPDTQPVMWGQLGRLAPDAREAIAWRNAAALFRHEVTPAQVDAFLT
- a CDS encoding aldehyde dehydrogenase family protein produces the protein MIAGSRVAPDDGHYPLVNPATEEVLAYAPEASATQVRQSVGAAREALGAWSSTSPGERSRILKRTADLLVERTDELVELGCAETGATEPVFRGMHVAATAARFRRYARAATQPLDGVLDPISMPDTILGPGGYVSAVTVRQPVGVVGAITSYNNPLANTAGKLAPALAMGNTVVVKPAPQDPLCVLMLADLLAEAGLPAGVCSVVTGSGPEVGAALVDADVDMVSFTGSSEVGARIAGNAGPQMKRQLMELGGKGAAIVTDDADLASAVRGIETVWTFYSGQICTAPTRVVADRAVAGELVERLAKRAAELGVGDPRDSANDVGPVISAAHRERVERFVRLGREEGASLVAGGARPQLERGFYVAPTLFVDVTNDMAIAREEVFGPVVVVIAVDGDEEAIGVANDSDYGLIDYVWSADVRRAQRIGRRLRAGGVQINSAVRHMEAPFGGFKRSGIGRDCGDFAMTAYSELQSLTWVS